DNA sequence from the Flavobacterium lipolyticum genome:
AGTTCTCTCTTTTCCAGTTTAGAAATGCGAAGCACGTTTTCTACCTGAGCATGCATTCTTTTATTTTCATCCCGGATCATTTGAAGGTAACGATACACTTTTTCTTTATCTTCAATTATCTTAGGGTTTTTAATAGCATCTAATGCCAGATTAATTGTCGCTATTGGCGTTTTAAACTCGTGCGTCATGTTATTTATAAAATCGGTCTTGATTTCAGAAATATGCTTTTGACGTAACAATTGATTTAGTGCACTGGTATAAGCAACTATAATAATTAATGTGAAAATTATTGACAGTATCGTAATACTTAATAATTCTGACAATAAGAATTTCTTTTTATGCGGAAATGTAATAAACAATTCATATTTACTATTTCCTTCATTATCTGTATAAATTGGCACGTGGTAACTTGCGTCTTTATCGTAATGAAATCCATCTGATCTTACTTTTGTCGCAAGACCATTGTTGAGAACTCCGTATTCAAATTTGGTTTTCACACCGTATTCTCCCAGTTCTTTCTTTAGGAGTTTTTGAAGTTTATCCTTTGTAATTCTACCTTCTATAGGCGTCAAAGAAGCAACGTCTTTGTACTGAATTTGCTGTTGAACTTTATTTAAAATATCAAGACTTCCTGATTTTTCGATTTTTAAATCAGGTATAATACTTTGCCCTAAAGCATTATTGTCAATATTATTGTTATTGTTGTATACTTCTGTAACTCTTTTTGAACTAAAGTTTTTAAATCTTTCGCTGCTAAATTTTTTATTAAAAATCGAGCCGCTAATATCATAATCTTCAGAGGTAAGCGTATTAGAATAAACTATTGTTTTGTTTGTTTTTGCGTTTCTTTGAATGTAAAAAACCTGAAGTAAGTCTTCTTTTTTAGGTGTTTTTCCGGTACTGTCTTTAATGCGGTTGTATTTATCGTAAAAACTGTATTCTTCCTGCTGCTCCAATTTATCAGCAACATTCCCAATTACCTGAGTAACATGATATTTAAATTGCTCATCGTTATTTTTGAACGAAGAATTAAACCAATATACCTGCACCAAAATTATCCCGATTAAGGACAAGCTCATCAATAAAACAAGTAATCTAAAAAATAATTTATTCATCGAAACAAAATTAATATTTTAACAATATACTAAATAATACATTAACCAAATATTAACATTTAAGACTGATTTTGTTTTATATTTAAAATTTTAAGAATTTTAACAACTTCTTCTCTAGCAATTTTAAGATTACTGTTATTAATAACAAAATTGCTTAAAGAAATTCGTTTTTCATCATCCCACTGCATTTTCATCCGACTTAAAACTTGCTCTCGTGTGGTTTTATCACGCTTAACAACTCTTTCAATTCTCATCTCTTCGGGAGCTGTAACGGTTACTATAACATCACAATCTTTATAACGACCGCTTTCAAACAAAATTGCAGCTTCGTAAATCACATAGTGGTATTTTTTATTTTTCAACAACCAAAGCTCGAAGTCTTCTTTAACTGCCGGATGTACAATTGCATTTAATGTCGCCAGTTTATCAGCATCATTAAAAACAATCTCGGCTAATTTAGCTCTGTTTAAAACATCATTTTCAAAGAGCGAGTCTCCAAAAGCAAGTTTAATTTGTTTCACAATCTTTTCAGACTGCATTACTTTTTTGGCTTCATCATCGGCGATATACAAGGGTACCCCCATTTCTGCAAAATAGTTTGCAATAGTGGTTTTTCCACTTCCTATTCCGCCTGTCAGGCCAATAATTTTAGCCATACCTATATTTTAAAAAACATTTTAGGAAAAGCCTCCTGGGGTTTTTTCTTTAAAACAATAACTTTCAGAAACGAATTCAGAAATCCAGTTCCGTAACCATAAAATTGCTTCCATACTGCAATTACAGATAAATATCCAATTTTAATGCTTTTATTCTGAATAGCGGCTGTTAGAAAAATTACTACGAAATATACAAAATATAATTGTAATAAGATATCAATATTAAAAATTAACAATAAAAAGGCTAATAATAATCCCAGGATAAAAACGGTAGGAAAGAAGAATGTCAGCTTATTATGTTCCGGATACCAACTATTTAATATTGGTCTTGCGATTCCAAATTTATTCACCTGAATTGAAAACTTTTCCCAATCAATTCTTCGCTTATGATATACATACGCTTCCGGGAACAATCTGGTTTCAAATCCCAGGTTCCACAAACGAATAGAAAGATCAGGATCTTCTCCCGGGTGAATGTTTCCAAAACCTTTTGAAGCTATAAAAGCTTTCTTTGAAATCCCCATGTTAAAACTTCTGGGCTGAAATTTATTGATCTTCTCAGATCCTCCACGAATTCCTCCCGTCGTTAAAAATGAAGTCATCGCAAAATTAATAGCTTTCTGAATATCCGAAAAACTATCTAATGCTTTATCCGGCCCTCCAAAACAATCCACATAACCCTCATTAAGCGCTTTTCGAACTTCCGTCAGGTAGTTTGCCGGAATAATACAATCCGAATCAAAAATGATAAAATAATCCCCTCTGGCCTTCTGCATTCCAAAGTTCCTCGAATCTCCCGGACCTGAATTTTCTTTAAAATAATACGATATATTCAATTTGCCTTGATAGTTCATCACGACATCTTTACAAGGTATTGATGATCCGTCTTCGACAAGAACAATTTCAAAGGCTTCATTATAATCGGATTTAGATAAGCTTTCTAAAAGTTCATCTACTTCATCCGGACGATTATACACGGGTATAATTAAAGAAAAAATCATAGCGATCACGCGGTATTAAAGTGGCAATATTTTAAATTTCAAAATTTTAACAAAGATATGTTATATTCATAAAAAAACCATTCGTCGCAACGAATGGTTTTCCTATATAGTAGTATTTTTTTCTTTTTTATTTGATACTTTCAATTTCTACAACTTCATTCGCTTCGGCAGCATAGTCTACACCAGCAAATTCAAATCCAAATAGATTCAGGAAGTCATTTCTATATCCGGCTAAATCTCCTATTTGAGGTAATGTTTCGGTTGTAGCCTCTAACCAAAGTTTCGCCACTTTAGCCTGCACATCCTCGCGCATTTCCCAATCGTCGATTCTGATTCTTCCTTTTTCATCTACAGGAACTTCTCCTCCGTTATACAATCTATCCTGAAACAAACGTTGGATTTGCTCGATACAACCTTCGTGTATTCCTTCTTCTTTCATAATTTTATATAAAAGAGAAATATACAATGGAATAACCGGAATTGCAGAACTTGCCTGTGTTACCAAAGCTTTGTTTACCGAAACGTAGGCTTTTCCTCCGATAGATTTCAGATTATCTGTAATAGAGAATGCTGTTGCTTCTAAATCATCTTTAGCGCGACCAATTGTACCTTTACGGTAAACTGCTTCTGTTAATGATGGTCCAATATAAGAATAAGCTACTGTTGTAGCACCTTCAGCCAATAAATTCTCTGCTTTTAAAGCATCCATCCACATCGTCCAGTCTTCACCTCCCATTACAGCAACTGTATTCGCAATATCATCCTCATTTGCCGGAGCAATAGAAACTTCCGAAACGTTTCCAGTGTGAAAATCAACTGTTTTATTGGTAAAAGTTTGTCCGATTGGTTTTAAAACCGAACGGTGTAAAACTCCTGTAACCGGATGCTGACGCACCGGAGAAGCTAAACTGTAGATTACCAAATCAACCTGACCTAAGTCGGCTTTGATTAAATCTAAAGTTTGTCTTTTTATTTCGTTTGAAAAAGCATCTCCGTTGATACTTTTAGCATATAAACCTGCTTTGTGAGCTTCTGTTTCAAATGCAGCAGAATTATACCATCCTGGTGAAGCCGTTTTTCCTTCAACCGGTGCTTTTTCAAAAAATACTCCAATTGTTGCAGCATCAGATCCAAAAGCACTTGTTATTCTTGAAGCTAATCCGAAACCTGTTGAAGCACCAATAACTAAGACTTTTTTTGCACCAGCAATTGGTCCTTTTGATCTGATATATTCTATTTGATTTTTAACATTTTGCTCGCTACCTTTTGGGTGGGCAGTCAAGCAAATAAATCCTCTCATTCTAGGCTCTATAATCATACTTTTTTTATTTCAATTTAATTTGATCTAAACAACATATTCTATTTCAACAAAATAGACAAATATTTACTATTTAATAATTTTATCAACATTTTCCCTAACCGTTAAAATGTCAACTTTTTTATCTTTACATTCAATTTTAACTCCATTGTACTCTTCAATCAATGCATTTAAATTTTCGCACTCTCTTATGAAGTTAAATTCTTTCTTATCAACATTAAAAACGATTCCTTTTAACGTATTCAAATTGGCTGCAATAGCTCCACCAACTGCTCCTCCATTATAAGCAAAAGCCTTAGACCACAAATTAGCAAATGGTCCTTCGAGATACAAAAACTTTCCGTCGTTTAAAACTCTATGATACGAATTTGGATTATCAGCAGACATATTTCCATCTTCTTTTGATGCAAATTTCATTAAATATCTTTGCTGAATATACAGGTTACCATTGTAAACAACAGCAAAATAATCTGTGATTTTTGCATTGTTTCTTTTCCAGCAAAAGAAAACATGATATGCATCTACACTTTTTTCAATTGATTTATAACCCACAATAGTGCGTCTTTCTAACGCATCACCCATGAAAATTCCCGTTTTTGCAATGAAATCTTCATATGTTTTATAAACACCTTCAGGAAAGTCTTTTACTAAATAAGATTTAACTTCTTTACCAGCTACTTCTGTACCTTCTTTTACAGCAGTATCCTGAGCATTTATTTTGCTAATAAACAAGCAAATAAAAGACAAAACATATAGTTTTTTAATCATATTTTATTCTGATTTTGGTCTAATAGTTATAGAAGCAAATATAATTTAAATATTTAATTTAATAATTCTTTTGCATGATTTAATGCCGAATCAGAGATTTTTGCACCCGATAACATCTGCGCAATTTCGGTAACTCTTTCTTCCTGAGACAATAGCTTAAGTTCTGATTGTGTATCCTCATCAACCGTTGATTTAGAGACTTTAAAGTGTGAATCTCCTTTGGCTGCAATTTGAGGCAAATGGGTGATGGCAAAAATTTGCATTGTACCACTCATTTCTTTCATAATTTCTCCCATTCTAATGGCAATTTCTCCTGAAACTCCGGTATCAATCTCATCAAAAATCAAGGTTGGAAGTTTTGAATATTGTGCTAAAATCGCTTTAACTGCCAGCATAATACGTGACATTTCTCCTCCTGAAGCTACTTTTTTCAGCAAGCCGAAATCAGTTCCTTTATTTGCTGAGAATAAAAACTGCAACTCATCTTTTCCGTTTTGGAAATAAGCTTCAGAAGACAAAAGCTCCATATTGAAACGCACATTTGGCATTCCCAATGTTTCTAATATTGTAACTAACTTTTGTGACAAAACCGGAATTGCATTGATTCTATTCTGATGAATAGCTGCCGCAAAAGCGTCTAATTCTGTAACTTTTTGCGCTATTGATTCTGACAAAGCGGTAATTTCTCCTCCAATATTATCCAATTCCACCAGGGAATTTTCTAATGTCGCCTGTATTCCAAGCAATTCATCAACAGAAGTTACCTGATGCTTTTTTTGCAAATTATAAATCAACTGGAGTTTTTGGCTCACCAATTCTAATTGTGCAGGATCATTCAAAAGTTTTTCAGAAGCATTTTGCAATTCTTTTGAAACATCATCAAATTCAATGGCCAAACTGCTAATCCTTTCAAAAACATTTTGGTACTCCGGAGAAAAAAGTGCTATTTTTTGTAAGGCTGTTTTTATTTCATTCAGGCTGTGAAAAACACCAAATTGCTCTTCATTGGCAATTGCCAATGATTTATCCATAGCTTCTTTAATAATTTCAACATTGTTCAGTTTTTCAAAATCAGCCTCCAATTCTTCCTGCTCTCCTGATTTTAATTTTGCAGTAACCAATTCATTTAACAAATAGGTATTGTATTCCTGCTCTTTTCCTGAATCACTTTGTTTTTTCAGCAAAGCATTTAGTTTGGACTTATCTGATTTATATCCTTTCAAAACATCCTGATACGATTGAATCACTTCTCCATTATTAGCAATAGCATCAATAATTTTAAATTGAACTCCTTCATCAGATAACTCCTGAGTCTGCTGTTGTGAATGAATATCAACCAAAAACAAGCTTAAATCCTGTAATTCCTGCAAATTTACCGGACTATCATTAATAAAAGCACGCGATTTTCCTGAAGGCAAAATTTCTCTTCTAATAATAGTCTCCTCTTCATAATCGAGATCATTTGCTATAAAAAAATCTTTCAGGTTGTATTTAGAAATTTCAAACTGTGCTTCGATCACACATTTTTCTTCTTTATTTTTTAGTGAAGTTAAATCGGCTCTTTTTCCTAAAACCAATCCTATCGCTCCCAATATAATAGATTTACCCGCACCTGTCTCACCAGTAATAATAGAAAAACCTTTTGAGAAATCAATAGTTAATTTTTCAATAAGTGCATAGTTTTTAATCGACAAGGACGTTATCATAGGAAATTTGGGAAATATAAAAATTAATAAAGAGAGTAATTAAAATGGTCTAAAATTTAATCTGCGACCATTTGGTGGTATTCAACGGAGATACTTTATTCAGCACATCGGTCAGATCTGTAATCGGAATACTTGGTCCTCCAGAAAATATGGAGACAATTTCGTCTGATTTGGCATCAAAAAACACTCTGGTCAAAAAGGCGTTGGGTTTTACCGAATTCAATTTTCCGGTAAGCATCAAGGCTGATTTGATTTTTTCTTTGGATGCTTTCAAATCCTGACTCATGCCGTCTAAGCCGTTATGATACATGAACATGGTTTGACGTAAATCGCTGTACATTGGCGAAATCATATCGGTAATCAAATAATAACGGTTTTGAACTCCGTCTGACTGGCTCCAGCCTTTTGATCCTCCTTGTTGTGCTACACTTGCAATATTCTGAGCGGTTTCAAGATATTGACTTCCTGCTCCCATTTGAAAGCTATCTGCGTCCATCGCTAAAATTAAATAACTGTAAAAAGAAACTACAGATACTAAATTAGACTCAAACGTGGTCGGATTAAACAACAAAGGCTCGTATTCAATATACCTGAAGTTAAAATCTTTGTCGTTGTAATTTAATATTGGTGAAGAATAAGTAGAATTATAAATCAATCGTGAGGACTGCACCTGAATAGTGCCCGAAAACTGATCGGAACTGTTTGACGATAGTGTTATGTACATCGAGCAATTGATTCGCTCATTTTGTTTTAAGACTGTTCCCGTCCAATCTGTTTTATTTACAAACTCTGACAACGAAGTCTGAAGTGTTTTAAACACTTGCTGATTGGGATTGGGTAATCTTTCTGTATTAATAGTTACAGTGCAATTTAGCTGCTGTGCTTGTGTGAAGCCAAAGATTAAAAATGCTAAAAAAGTAACTAGTTTATTCATACGAAAGATATTATTTTGATTACAGCATATAACAGACTTACTCTCCTTGTTATTGCTTTGTTTACTCTAAATCTTTATGATTTCGCAAAATACAAAACCACTTTATTTAAAATATCAACAGCAACAGATTCTTTTGATTTCAATTCCATCGGTTCGATTTTAAAATCCTGATCAATAAAGGTTACTTTATTGGTTTCTTTTTTAAAACCGGCTCCTTCATCCTGTAAGGAATTTAGAACAATCAAATCTAAGTTTTTTTTCTGAATTTTCAGCTTCGCATTTTCAATTTCATTCTCAGTTTCCAATGCAAATCCAATTAAAAACTGATTTTTCTTTATCGCTCCTAATGAAGCCAGAATATCTTTTGTTTTTTCAAGTTCAATCGAAAATTCATCTGCCGCTTTCTTAATCTTTTGTAAAGCGACTACTTTTGGTCTGTAATCGGCTACTGCGGCCGCAGCGATTGCCACATCAACATCATTAAAGTACTCATGACAGGCATCATACATGTCTTGTGCCGAAACTACATTGATCACTTCCACCAAACCATTTTTAGCTTTATAATGTGTTGGTCCTGCAACCAAAATAACCTGAGCACCTAAGTTTGCTGCTTCATTTGCTAGATCAAAACCCATTTTTCCCGAAGAATGATTTCCTATAAAACGCACAGGATCGATTGCTTCGTATGTTGGACCGGCAGTAATTAGTATTTTTTTTCCTTTTAAAGGCAATTTACTTTCTAAATCGGCTTCCAGAAAGGCAATAATATTTTCAGGTTCAGCCATTCTTCCTTCTCCGGACAGACCGCTGGCTAACTCACCGCTTTCAGCCGGAATCATAATGTTTCCAAAACTTTTTAAGGCCGTAAAACTAGACAAAACTGAAGGGTGTTTGTACATATCCAAATCCATTGCCGGCGCAAAATAAACCGGGCATTTGGCTGATAAATAAGTAGCTACTAAAAGATTATCACTATTCCCTGTTGTCATCTTAGACAAGGTATTGGATGTTGCAGGCGCAATCAGCATCAAATCGGCCCAAAGAGCCAGATCCACGTGATTGTTCCAGACAGCATCTTCATCATCCTGATTAAAGAAACTGGAATGTACCGGATTTTTTGATAGTGTAGATAAGGTAAGTGGAGTTACAAAATCCTTAGAAGCAGGTGTCATTATCACTTGGACATGTGCACCTGCTTTTATAAAGAGTCGTACTAATGAGGCTGTTTTATAGGCTGCAATTCCACCAGAAACCCCTAGTAAAATTTTCTTCCCGTTTAAAACTGACATTATACTATATTATTTGTTTGAACCTCTGTGGTATGTTTTACCGTCTAACCACTCCTGAACTGCTAAAGCGTGAGGTTTTGGTAATTTTTCGTAAAATTTAGAAACTTCGATTTGTTCTTTATTTTCAAAAACTTCTTCAAGACTGTCATTATAAGTAGCAAACTCTTCTAATTTCTCTGTCAATTCTTTTTTAATTTCAGAGTTAATTTGATTTGCTCTTTTAGCCATAATGGTAATTGCTTCATACACATTTCCTGTTGGCTCTTCAATAACTGTTTTATTGTAAGTTATTGTATTTACAGGAGCATTCGTCTTTTTTAAATCCATGACTTTATTTTATTTAGTAAATTTTTGTAAATCTGTTTCCACTCTGGCATTCATTTCATCTGCCTCTTTTTTATACTTCGTAGCACCATTAAACTTAATCAAGTTTCCATAAGCTACTTTAGCCACATTTAAACGCTCTTCCATTTTTGAAGGAATACTGTTTATTGCTAATTTATATGCCGAATCGTATTTATAAAACAATGCATCTTCTTTTAACGGTGTTCCCGGAAAATCAGCAATAAAATTATCAAAAGCGATTAATGCCGATTTGTAATCAGAAATTGTATTGTATCCTTTCGCGTTCTCGTATGCTTTTTTCTCCAGTTTACCATTTAAAACTTTTACAGCTTCGTTTGCCTGAGCGATATACTCAGAATTTGGGTAACTTTCGATAAAAGTTTGTAATTTCTCTAAGGCTTTTACAGTGTCTGTCTGATCCAGGCTATAAGCAGGCGCTAATTTAGAATAGCTGTACGCTCCTAAAAAAGCAGCTTCCTGAACTTTTTCACTTCTAGGGTAACCTGAAACGAAACTTTCAAACTGGTAACCTGCTAAGTAATATTGCTTTGTTTTGTAATACGATTGTGAGAACATGTAAAATAATTTCTCTGCTTGAGGTTTCCCTCTGTAAGAAGATGCCAATTGTTCAAAAAGACGAAT
Encoded proteins:
- a CDS encoding sensor histidine kinase; translation: MNKLFFRLLVLLMSLSLIGIILVQVYWFNSSFKNNDEQFKYHVTQVIGNVADKLEQQEEYSFYDKYNRIKDSTGKTPKKEDLLQVFYIQRNAKTNKTIVYSNTLTSEDYDISGSIFNKKFSSERFKNFSSKRVTEVYNNNNNIDNNALGQSIIPDLKIEKSGSLDILNKVQQQIQYKDVASLTPIEGRITKDKLQKLLKKELGEYGVKTKFEYGVLNNGLATKVRSDGFHYDKDASYHVPIYTDNEGNSKYELFITFPHKKKFLLSELLSITILSIIFTLIIIVAYTSALNQLLRQKHISEIKTDFINNMTHEFKTPIATINLALDAIKNPKIIEDKEKVYRYLQMIRDENKRMHAQVENVLRISKLEKRELDITKEPTAIHDIIDDAIEHVNLILEDRGGSVAKHFHAARTTCLINEVHFTNVLVNILENAIKYSPGTPEIEIFTENVKDMILIKVKDNGLGMSKVAQKRVFEKFYREHTGDLHNVKGHGLGLAYVKRIVEDHNGQVYVESEKGKGSTFIIKIPLIN
- the coaE gene encoding dephospho-CoA kinase (Dephospho-CoA kinase (CoaE) performs the final step in coenzyme A biosynthesis.); translated protein: MAKIIGLTGGIGSGKTTIANYFAEMGVPLYIADDEAKKVMQSEKIVKQIKLAFGDSLFENDVLNRAKLAEIVFNDADKLATLNAIVHPAVKEDFELWLLKNKKYHYVIYEAAILFESGRYKDCDVIVTVTAPEEMRIERVVKRDKTTREQVLSRMKMQWDDEKRISLSNFVINNSNLKIAREEVVKILKILNIKQNQS
- a CDS encoding glycosyltransferase encodes the protein MIFSLIIPVYNRPDEVDELLESLSKSDYNEAFEIVLVEDGSSIPCKDVVMNYQGKLNISYYFKENSGPGDSRNFGMQKARGDYFIIFDSDCIIPANYLTEVRKALNEGYVDCFGGPDKALDSFSDIQKAINFAMTSFLTTGGIRGGSEKINKFQPRSFNMGISKKAFIASKGFGNIHPGEDPDLSIRLWNLGFETRLFPEAYVYHKRRIDWEKFSIQVNKFGIARPILNSWYPEHNKLTFFFPTVFILGLLLAFLLLIFNIDILLQLYFVYFVVIFLTAAIQNKSIKIGYLSVIAVWKQFYGYGTGFLNSFLKVIVLKKKPQEAFPKMFFKI
- the fabV gene encoding enoyl-ACP reductase FabV; amino-acid sequence: MIIEPRMRGFICLTAHPKGSEQNVKNQIEYIRSKGPIAGAKKVLVIGASTGFGLASRITSAFGSDAATIGVFFEKAPVEGKTASPGWYNSAAFETEAHKAGLYAKSINGDAFSNEIKRQTLDLIKADLGQVDLVIYSLASPVRQHPVTGVLHRSVLKPIGQTFTNKTVDFHTGNVSEVSIAPANEDDIANTVAVMGGEDWTMWMDALKAENLLAEGATTVAYSYIGPSLTEAVYRKGTIGRAKDDLEATAFSITDNLKSIGGKAYVSVNKALVTQASSAIPVIPLYISLLYKIMKEEGIHEGCIEQIQRLFQDRLYNGGEVPVDEKGRIRIDDWEMREDVQAKVAKLWLEATTETLPQIGDLAGYRNDFLNLFGFEFAGVDYAAEANEVVEIESIK
- the recN gene encoding DNA repair protein RecN; translated protein: MITSLSIKNYALIEKLTIDFSKGFSIITGETGAGKSIILGAIGLVLGKRADLTSLKNKEEKCVIEAQFEISKYNLKDFFIANDLDYEEETIIRREILPSGKSRAFINDSPVNLQELQDLSLFLVDIHSQQQTQELSDEGVQFKIIDAIANNGEVIQSYQDVLKGYKSDKSKLNALLKKQSDSGKEQEYNTYLLNELVTAKLKSGEQEELEADFEKLNNVEIIKEAMDKSLAIANEEQFGVFHSLNEIKTALQKIALFSPEYQNVFERISSLAIEFDDVSKELQNASEKLLNDPAQLELVSQKLQLIYNLQKKHQVTSVDELLGIQATLENSLVELDNIGGEITALSESIAQKVTELDAFAAAIHQNRINAIPVLSQKLVTILETLGMPNVRFNMELLSSEAYFQNGKDELQFLFSANKGTDFGLLKKVASGGEMSRIMLAVKAILAQYSKLPTLIFDEIDTGVSGEIAIRMGEIMKEMSGTMQIFAITHLPQIAAKGDSHFKVSKSTVDEDTQSELKLLSQEERVTEIAQMLSGAKISDSALNHAKELLN
- a CDS encoding DUF4835 family protein yields the protein MNKLVTFLAFLIFGFTQAQQLNCTVTINTERLPNPNQQVFKTLQTSLSEFVNKTDWTGTVLKQNERINCSMYITLSSNSSDQFSGTIQVQSSRLIYNSTYSSPILNYNDKDFNFRYIEYEPLLFNPTTFESNLVSVVSFYSYLILAMDADSFQMGAGSQYLETAQNIASVAQQGGSKGWSQSDGVQNRYYLITDMISPMYSDLRQTMFMYHNGLDGMSQDLKASKEKIKSALMLTGKLNSVKPNAFLTRVFFDAKSDEIVSIFSGGPSIPITDLTDVLNKVSPLNTTKWSQIKF
- the coaBC gene encoding bifunctional phosphopantothenoylcysteine decarboxylase/phosphopantothenate--cysteine ligase CoaBC, with translation MSVLNGKKILLGVSGGIAAYKTASLVRLFIKAGAHVQVIMTPASKDFVTPLTLSTLSKNPVHSSFFNQDDEDAVWNNHVDLALWADLMLIAPATSNTLSKMTTGNSDNLLVATYLSAKCPVYFAPAMDLDMYKHPSVLSSFTALKSFGNIMIPAESGELASGLSGEGRMAEPENIIAFLEADLESKLPLKGKKILITAGPTYEAIDPVRFIGNHSSGKMGFDLANEAANLGAQVILVAGPTHYKAKNGLVEVINVVSAQDMYDACHEYFNDVDVAIAAAAVADYRPKVVALQKIKKAADEFSIELEKTKDILASLGAIKKNQFLIGFALETENEIENAKLKIQKKNLDLIVLNSLQDEGAGFKKETNKVTFIDQDFKIEPMELKSKESVAVDILNKVVLYFAKS
- a CDS encoding DNA-directed RNA polymerase subunit omega encodes the protein MDLKKTNAPVNTITYNKTVIEEPTGNVYEAITIMAKRANQINSEIKKELTEKLEEFATYNDSLEEVFENKEQIEVSKFYEKLPKPHALAVQEWLDGKTYHRGSNK
- a CDS encoding outer membrane protein assembly factor BamD, with protein sequence MKKIVSLLIIVVLFCSCSEYQKALKNDDVAAKFEVATKMYDAGKYSKAIRLFEQLASSYRGKPQAEKLFYMFSQSYYKTKQYYLAGYQFESFVSGYPRSEKVQEAAFLGAYSYSKLAPAYSLDQTDTVKALEKLQTFIESYPNSEYIAQANEAVKVLNGKLEKKAYENAKGYNTISDYKSALIAFDNFIADFPGTPLKEDALFYKYDSAYKLAINSIPSKMEERLNVAKVAYGNLIKFNGATKYKKEADEMNARVETDLQKFTK